GCGGAAACCGGGCATCTGGTGCTCTCCACTCTGCATACCGTGTCCGCGGTCAAAACCATTGACCGGATTATCGAGGTGTTCCCCGAGGACATGCAATCCCAGGTGCGCTCCAGTTTTGCGGATTCATTTAAAGCCGTCATCTCTCAGACCCTGATGAAGCGGGCCGACGGGTCCGGGCGTGTGGCTGCCGTGGAAATCTTGCGCGGCACGCCGGCCGTGCGTAACCTGATCCGCAAGGGCGAGAACCATCAGATCCCTTCGGTCATGCAGACCAACAAGCATCTGGGCATGCAACCCCTGGACGACCACATTCGGGAGTTGCTCGAACAGGGCGCCATTGACCGTGCCACGGCCCGGCATCATGCCCTGGACCGCAGCAAATTTGAAGATCCTCAGGAACCGTGATGCGGGTTTCCGTTTCGGAAACCAAGGAGCCGCTCATGCAACCCGCCCGATTTCGCGCCATGGTCGCGGCCATCCTGCAACGCTGGTCCCAGGCCTCGGACATCCTCTTCACCGTGGGAACCAGCGTCCAGGCCGAGGTAGACGGTCAATTGCGGGCTGTGCGTCTGAAGGACATGCCCGAACTCACGCCCGAGGCCACACGAAGCATCGCGGAGTGTCTGCTGGGCGACCGGCTGGCGTTGCGCCGCAATCTTTCGGAACATGGCTCCTGCGATCTTTCCTGGGCCTTGGGCGGGACGGCTCGGTTCCGGGTCAACGTGTTTCGTCAGCGGGGCCGCTATGCCGTGGTCATGCGCCGTTTGCCTGAGCGTGTGCCGGAAATGGAGGAATTGCAGCTCCCGCCGGTGTTTGCGGAAATGGCGCAGGAGCGGCAGGGGCTGGTGCTGGTCACGGGCGGCACGGGCGCGGGCAAGAGCAATTCTTTGGCTTCGCTCATCCAGACCATCAACCGGACGCGGCCGGTCCACATCGTCACGCTTGAAGATCCCATTGAATTTGTGCATGAGCACGCCAAAGGCGTTGTAAACCAGCGGGAATTGCATACGGATTTTGATTCCTTTGCCTCGGGGTTGCGTGCGGCCCTGCGCCAGGCGCCCAAGGTGATCATGGTCGGGGA
The Paucidesulfovibrio gracilis DSM 16080 DNA segment above includes these coding regions:
- a CDS encoding type IV pilus twitching motility protein PilT, whose translation is MQPARFRAMVAAILQRWSQASDILFTVGTSVQAEVDGQLRAVRLKDMPELTPEATRSIAECLLGDRLALRRNLSEHGSCDLSWALGGTARFRVNVFRQRGRYAVVMRRLPERVPEMEELQLPPVFAEMAQERQGLVLVTGGTGAGKSNSLASLIQTINRTRPVHIVTLEDPIEFVHEHAKGVVNQRELHTDFDSFASGLRAALRQAPKVIMVGEIRDRATMEIVLQAAATGHLVLATLHTSDAAGTVQRVLGLFEPHEERLARMQLAAHLRCVVSQQLLPRVDGPGRVPVFEILRNTLSVRELVLQGERSDRTLYSVLEQGTAQGMQTFDQHLFQLYEQGVISEENALLAAGDRALLLQRIDLFKSGRGEGTDELRLGGLEPDLDADLR